From a region of the Impatiens glandulifera chromosome 4, dImpGla2.1, whole genome shotgun sequence genome:
- the LOC124934983 gene encoding meiotic recombination protein SPO11-2-like, protein MARHLVSLLQCSRYSLGIMASSRGAVSGRLSLQEPNQEVVECAACGSSGYAITGDLALLEKLVAKTDARYIIVVEKHAIFQRLVEDCVFNQIPSILITGKGYPDIATRFFLHRLSRAYPELPILGLVDWNPAGVAVLCTFKYGSIGMGLEAYKYACNVKWLGIRRDDLELIPEQSFIPLKPRDLQIAKNLLSLGILQEKYREEVEMMVERGQRAEIEALYFHGFDFLGKYLAKKIVQASYI, encoded by the exons ATGGCAAGAC ATTTGGTGTCATTGCTCCAATGTAGCCGTTACAGTCTTGGAATCATGGCATCTTCCAGAGGGGCAGTTTCTGGGCGTCTATCTCTTCAG GAGCCAAATCAAGAGGTTGTGGAATGTGCTGCATGTGGATCATCAGGTTATGCTATTACAGGAGACTTGGCTTTGTTAGAGAAATTGGTTGCAAAAACCGATGCTCGATACATCATTGTGGTGGAGAAG CACGCCATATTCCAGAGGCTAGTTGAAGACTGTGTTTTTAATCAGATACCAAGCATCCTCATCACAGGCAAAGGCTACCCAGACATTGCTACAAG ATTCTTCCTGCACCGTTTGAGCCGTGCTTATCCAGAGTTGCCTATTCTTGGCCTTGTTGACTG GAATCCAGCAGGAGTGGCAGTTTTATGTACATTCAAATATGGAAGCATTGGAATGGGACTGGAGGCATATAAATATG CTTGCAATGTTAAATGGCTAGGAATTCGAAGAGATGATTTGGAACTCATACCGGAACAATCTTTCATTCCTCTCAAACCACGGGACCTTCAAATAGCGAAAAACTTGTTGTCCTTGGGGATTTTACAG GAGAAGTATAGAGAAGAAGTTGAAATGATGGTTGAGAGGGGTCAAAGAGCAGAGATTGAAGCTCTCTATTTCCATGGATTTGATTTCTTGGGTAAGTACTTGGCAAAGAAAATTGTTCAAGCAAGCTACATATGA